One Mycolicibacterium fortuitum subsp. fortuitum genomic window carries:
- a CDS encoding glycoside hydrolase family 2 protein, with amino-acid sequence MLIFSLCVADFPPFAKPEPPSGRVELTHGWQLASARTVTADGAAMSTPGEVNADWHPVKQMPSTVLAALQDDGTYPDLYVGDNLADVPDDLFRQDWWYRTTFTAPQGSSSYRLDFPGINYRAEVWLNGTMIAGSSLLVGMHTIHEIDATRWINPGGVNTLAVKVTPEQALQDIDGVELADSWWDWLNWNRIGYQGPDKNPLRGNSYVADRNAGIFKPVYLSYSGQVVLSDPMVTTELPLPATDSARLTVYSDIRNTADVPMRGVVRARISRPGKPTISVDQPVSLAAGESREIRFDPDTFAALRVSNPDLWWPYTMGKPDLYDLRLEFVRYGRAIDSVDSRFGIRSVQQHRDNDEQFPDLGRGGSFYLTVNGKDFLVRGAAYTPDLLFQYDPQREDAILGYVRDLGLNMLRLEGKFPGDNIIERADELGIPLMYGWMCCNQWEKWWQWDDEDRRVADESMRSQILSLRGHASAFLWANGSDGKPPAPVLEGYRRILAELHWPNTVVDTVSSLARGADGEPDWDGIHMAGPYTWRPPSYWFDGRYQATRGSNAEQGDNEHIPPFASLQKFIPKDKLWPINEAWYFHAGANPSNAALESIRTAVMQRYGSSRGAEEFARKAQLAHYESTRAQFEAFAAGGWDNHKMTIYWMLNNHWPSFFGHLFDYYLRPGGAYFGAKKGLRPLSVVFDSYATGDHDTADVKVVNQSPQERTGLRVRVRTYDLTGRMRDDRSSDVPAVPSNGVVAGLTLPRLAADSPVVFVRCELLDESGAVLADNTYWQSQQLDDVGPPVNDQAFDLVQSSWADMTALNTMAPAHLEVTAHRTESHDGGAEVRIQLHNPGRQIAFFERAEVTTTRDGDEILPIEYSDNYVTVYPGETVEVTGTVPGSDHGANWVRVGGYNSAPTVVEIDQRARR; translated from the coding sequence GTGCTGATCTTTTCGCTGTGCGTCGCCGATTTTCCGCCGTTCGCGAAACCGGAGCCGCCGTCCGGACGGGTGGAACTGACCCACGGGTGGCAGCTGGCCTCGGCGCGCACAGTGACGGCCGATGGCGCCGCGATGTCCACGCCTGGCGAGGTGAACGCCGACTGGCATCCGGTCAAGCAGATGCCTTCCACCGTGCTGGCGGCGCTGCAGGACGACGGCACCTATCCGGACCTGTACGTGGGGGACAACCTGGCCGACGTGCCGGACGACCTGTTCCGCCAAGACTGGTGGTACCGGACGACGTTCACCGCGCCGCAGGGCAGCTCCAGCTACCGCCTCGACTTCCCCGGCATCAACTACCGCGCCGAGGTCTGGCTCAACGGCACGATGATCGCCGGCAGTTCACTGCTGGTGGGTATGCACACGATCCACGAGATCGACGCGACCCGGTGGATCAACCCTGGTGGGGTCAACACGCTGGCGGTCAAGGTGACGCCCGAGCAGGCGCTGCAGGACATCGACGGCGTGGAGCTCGCCGACAGCTGGTGGGACTGGCTCAACTGGAATCGCATCGGCTATCAGGGGCCCGACAAGAACCCGCTGCGCGGTAATTCGTATGTGGCCGACCGCAATGCGGGCATCTTCAAACCCGTCTACCTGAGTTACTCGGGTCAGGTCGTGCTCAGCGATCCGATGGTCACCACCGAACTGCCGCTGCCGGCCACCGACTCTGCCCGGCTCACCGTCTACTCCGACATCCGCAACACGGCCGACGTGCCGATGCGCGGGGTCGTGCGGGCCCGGATCAGCCGGCCGGGAAAACCGACGATCTCGGTGGACCAGCCGGTCAGCCTGGCCGCGGGGGAGAGCCGCGAAATCCGGTTCGATCCGGACACTTTCGCGGCCCTGCGGGTCAGTAACCCGGATCTGTGGTGGCCCTACACCATGGGCAAGCCCGATCTCTACGACCTGCGTCTGGAGTTCGTGCGGTACGGCCGCGCGATCGACTCCGTGGATTCCCGGTTCGGGATCCGCTCGGTGCAACAGCACAGGGACAACGACGAACAGTTTCCGGATCTTGGCCGCGGCGGCAGCTTCTACCTGACCGTCAACGGGAAAGACTTCCTCGTCCGAGGCGCGGCCTACACGCCGGATCTGCTGTTCCAGTACGACCCGCAACGTGAGGACGCCATCCTCGGATACGTTCGTGACCTCGGCCTCAACATGCTGCGCCTGGAGGGAAAATTCCCGGGGGACAACATCATCGAGCGGGCCGACGAACTGGGCATTCCGCTGATGTACGGCTGGATGTGCTGCAACCAGTGGGAGAAGTGGTGGCAGTGGGATGACGAGGACCGGCGGGTGGCCGACGAGAGTATGCGGTCGCAGATCCTGTCCCTGCGCGGGCACGCGTCGGCGTTCCTGTGGGCCAACGGCAGCGACGGAAAGCCCCCGGCCCCGGTGCTTGAGGGTTACCGCCGCATCCTGGCTGAGTTGCATTGGCCCAACACCGTCGTCGACACCGTGTCGTCGCTGGCTCGCGGCGCCGACGGGGAGCCTGACTGGGACGGCATCCACATGGCCGGTCCCTACACCTGGCGGCCGCCGAGCTACTGGTTCGACGGCCGCTATCAGGCGACGCGGGGCTCCAATGCCGAACAGGGGGACAACGAACACATCCCGCCGTTCGCCAGCCTGCAGAAGTTCATCCCGAAGGACAAACTGTGGCCGATCAACGAAGCCTGGTATTTCCACGCCGGCGCCAACCCCAGCAACGCGGCCCTGGAGAGCATCCGGACCGCGGTGATGCAACGCTACGGATCTTCGCGCGGCGCAGAGGAATTCGCCCGCAAAGCCCAGCTGGCCCACTACGAGTCGACCCGGGCACAGTTCGAGGCGTTCGCCGCAGGCGGTTGGGACAACCACAAGATGACCATCTATTGGATGCTCAACAACCACTGGCCGTCGTTCTTCGGCCATCTCTTCGACTATTACCTGCGGCCCGGCGGTGCCTACTTCGGCGCCAAGAAGGGACTGCGCCCACTTTCGGTGGTCTTCGACTCCTACGCCACGGGCGACCATGACACCGCTGATGTGAAGGTGGTCAATCAGTCGCCGCAGGAACGGACGGGCCTGCGGGTGCGCGTGCGCACCTACGACCTGACCGGCCGGATGCGTGATGACCGCAGTTCCGATGTGCCGGCGGTGCCGTCCAACGGGGTGGTGGCCGGGTTGACCCTGCCTCGGCTGGCTGCGGACTCGCCAGTGGTGTTCGTCCGCTGTGAGCTGCTCGACGAGTCCGGTGCCGTCCTCGCCGACAACACGTACTGGCAGTCGCAGCAACTCGACGACGTCGGGCCGCCGGTCAACGACCAGGCATTCGATCTGGTGCAGAGCAGCTGGGCCGACATGACTGCGCTCAACACCATGGCGCCTGCCCACCTGGAGGTGACCGCACACCGGACCGAATCGCACGACGGCGGCGCCGAGGTGCGGATCCAATTGCACAATCCGGGACGCCAGATCGCCTTCTTCGAGCGCGCCGAGGTCACCACCACCCGCGACGGTGACGAGATCCTGCCGATCGAGTACTCCGACAACTACGTCACGGTGTATCCGGGCGAGACGGTGGAGGTGACGGGCACCGTGCCCGGATCCGACCACGGGGCAAACTGGGTGCGGGTGGGCGGCTACAACAGCGCGCCGACGGTGGTGGAGATCGACCAACGGGCACGGCGATAG
- a CDS encoding glucose 1-dehydrogenase produces the protein MGRVDGKVALISGGARGMGAEHARALIAEGGKVVIGDILDEEGKTLAAELGDSARYVHLDVTQEDQWNAAVETATSEFGLLNVLVNNAGIVALGQIGKFDMAQWQKVIDVNLTGTFLGMQACVKAMKAAGGGSIINVSSIEGLRGAAMVHPYVASKWAVRGLTKSAALELGPKQIRVNSIHPGFIRTPMTEHFPEDMLSIPLGRSGQPDEVSSFVVFLASDESRYATGAEFVMDGGLVNDVPHKL, from the coding sequence ATGGGACGGGTTGACGGAAAAGTGGCACTCATCAGTGGCGGTGCGCGGGGTATGGGCGCCGAGCATGCGCGGGCACTGATCGCCGAGGGCGGCAAGGTGGTGATCGGTGACATCCTCGATGAGGAGGGCAAGACACTGGCCGCCGAACTCGGGGATTCCGCGCGCTATGTGCATCTCGACGTCACCCAGGAAGACCAGTGGAACGCCGCGGTGGAAACCGCCACCTCGGAGTTCGGCCTGCTCAACGTGCTGGTGAACAACGCCGGCATCGTAGCGCTGGGGCAGATCGGCAAGTTCGACATGGCTCAGTGGCAGAAGGTGATCGACGTCAACCTGACCGGCACCTTCCTCGGGATGCAGGCATGCGTCAAGGCGATGAAAGCCGCGGGCGGCGGCTCGATCATCAATGTCTCGTCCATCGAGGGACTGCGCGGTGCGGCCATGGTGCACCCCTATGTCGCCTCCAAGTGGGCGGTGCGCGGTCTGACCAAATCCGCGGCGCTGGAGCTGGGGCCCAAGCAGATCCGGGTCAACTCGATCCACCCCGGATTCATCCGGACCCCGATGACCGAACATTTCCCCGAGGACATGCTGTCCATTCCGCTGGGGCGGTCGGGTCAACCCGATGAGGTCTCCAGCTTCGTGGTGTTCCTGGCCAGCGATGAATCCCGCTACGCCACCGGTGCCGAGTTCGTCATGGACGGCGGTCTCGTCAACGACGTTCCGCACAAGCTCTGA